The sequence CTCATTCTTggtctaaaaataattagacactaaaaacttcttttaatCTAAACTCTGAACTCTCAgttacaaattttgaatgatgTCTCTTTAGTTTGTCATCTTATGCGGTGTATTATGTGTATTGTAGAGTCTTATCCTGGGAGGCAGAGACGCCATCGCGGTCACTCTTACTTGGGCGTTATCTTTGCTATTAAACAACCGTAGCGTGCTGATAAAGGCTCAAGATGAGCTTGCCATCCACGTAGGAGGGCACCAACAAGTGCACAATGAGTCATGCATGACGAACCTCACATACTTGCAAGCTATTGTGAAGGAAACATTAAGACTATACCCTGCTGCGCCACTCTCAGTGCCACGGGAAGCCATGGTGGATTGCACCATAGCCGGTTACCACATCCCAGCTGGCACACGCCTTTTTGTTAACCTGTGGAAGATGCACCGTGACCCTAACATTTGGATTAACCCTTTGGAATTTCAGCCCGAGAGGTTCCTGAATGAGCATACCCATCAGGATATCAGGGGTCAGGACTTCGAATGTATACCATTTGGATCTGGTAGAAGAATGTGCCCAGGAGTGTCATTTGCTCTTCAGATTCTACACCTCACACTAGCTCGGCTGCTTCAGGGCTTCGAATTGAAGAGAGTCTCAGATAATCCAATTGATATGAGTGAGAGTCCTGGATTGACTTCACCTAAAGCAACACCTTTAGAGGTTGTTCTTAGCCCAAGACTACCTTCCATGCACTATGAATGTTAATGTTAAGTTGAAAGGAAAACTGGAGGGCCAGTGGACTTATTGGGGTGTAAAGAATTTAAGCCATTAGTCACTTCGCAGGTGAAATTCTTTTCACTATGCAAGTCAAGTTACAATTTGCGCCTGCACTATCAAACCTTAATTTTTCAGCAGAGGTGAAGGAGAAGTTAGAATATCATTATAATAGATAGAATGACAAAAATACTTTTGCAGGCCAGTTACTTTGTAGCTGTATCACACATCTTAAACTGcttcatattttaaaagtgGCAAGTTGTATAATGCATAAGCGTGGAAGAACTACAGCTAAGTAGTCTAGTGTTAAGCATATTTGCTACTCCACAAGCACCTCTAGAGCGAAATATATAGATGTTATCTGGAAAGAGAAACAGGCGCAGTTTTAATCTCACTAAGGCAGACTAATAGTAACACACACAACATTAACAGGAACTGGAACATAATTTGATAAGTTTGACAGTTACAGTAGTCAAAATGTTAACTGTTGGCATAAGCATACCCTGTCTGACATAATacaatatatattagatatgaGCTTGCTTGAAGCCATCAATTGTGATGGGGACATCTGTACCTTTATTATGGAGTTGCTCATACTCAATTGACTGAACCCTTGATGTGCATCTTCCAGCAGATTTCAGGCAAGCACCCCCCGTGAACAACAATATTGCAGCTAGGATCCAACTGAACTGCAAGTTGGCAAGCGCTCTAGCCCTCAAGTCTGCATCAATAGATCCACAAGTGACTGCTCCATGCATGCCATAAGTGTTGGCCTCAGACAATTGCATGACACAACCCTCAGGTATCAAGTTAGGAACCCATAGCATAAATCCCATGTTCATAAACCAACATCCTTGGAATACAACAGAAATTGAAAGCACAAGAGCTGCAGGAAAACTGGACGGAAAATTAGTTGCAGCTAAAGCTGATACAAGAGAGACAAATACTATTAGCTGCAAGAGCCAATGGTAATGTCCTTCAAGTCCAACGTGGTCAGTTGAGTGGAAATGGAGCAGGAATAGCTCTTGACCAAAAACAGAGGATGCAAGGATTCCACTGACCCCAGAAAGGATTTCAGATGAATGAGTTATCTCTGTAAAAAGGGTGAAACCTGAAAATATGGCAAGATGGAGAAACATGGTTGCATGCTCAAAATTATCAAGCTTAAAAGCATAGCGGAGGAGAGGGAAGTCTAAAATCTGCACGATAATTGCAAAGGCGGAGAAAGATAGCACAAATATAAGCTCGAAGTGTTTGAGTCTTGAAAGAGTACCATAGAAAGGGTACCAAAACTTTGCATTGAAGCTTGTGGACCCTTTGAGGCAGTAGGCTCTGACAGTGTTGATGGTGTGCCATAACCCGAGGAGGATTAAAGCCAAAGCAGGCACAAAATGGCCTACAAACGTCCCCATGAAACCTCTCTTATCAGTCTCCATTAGATAGCCATTCCAAGCCTTAAATACCTGAAGTAACTGAAATAGCagaaaatatttcaaacaGCAGTAACAGATTATAGCAAAAACTTAAGTGCATGTTGCATGTGTTTCCACAATAAACTTGCAAGAAAAGACACAGCTTGTAACAATGGAACATCACAAAATAAGTGCGGTCCCCCATAAAAAGCATATTAGTTGACACTGTCATTCTGTCACATGATACTTCAGGgccataaaattataaagtttgGGGATCTAAGTTGCCGAGTCACCAGCAATGATTTagctaaaattttaacaacgTCAGAGTCAAAGTAATCAATGAATATGGATTCATCCCTTCTCTCAATTACAATGGTTAGGTTTGCATTGAAAACAATAGCCCAATCTTTATACAAGTTATAAAAGCCACGACTCTTCAAGGTTGTGAAGGTTACAAGATTAACCAATCTGCATGCAGTGGAGACTGATCTGGCTCCAATATCAAGTATAACAAATAAGATGTTTCCACCTGTTAAAGAAACTGAATTCTCGGAATGCCACAATCAATTAAAGTCATATGGTAGTAATAAAGTGAATAAGATTCCAGGTATATTACCTTACTACTAAAGCAGTATCTGAAAGATGATGCAAGTGTCCAGCTCCATTTCAAAAAGTTAACAGTTTTGCAGCACCAGCAGAAGGAGAAAGTAGGATCacagaaaagaaattcatgGAAAGACAATAATGCCATTAATTGGAGTTTGAAATTATTATGCCAaattgatgatgcattagaaCATCAGCttcttagttttattatttttcttaattttcccAGACTGTAAATATTCTATACATAAGAACCAAATGAAGCAGCCCATGTTCTATTTCCAAAGACATTAATCCCACGAAGATTGGGTATGAATCTAGATTGACATCAACCAACACGAAACCTAGGCTGTCAGTCAGGTTACCTGCCTTCAAACTAGGAAAGGCTAAAAACAATCCGTTTAACATAAGAGAGCCAATTTCTAGTCAGAATGAATGACTAGCGATGTACCGTCCAGCAAATGATGCTGAAGTGCCAGACCTCTCCACAACTGCCACAAATAGCAAAATGCAATCAAACATAGCACCGACTCGCCATCAGAATCCACTGTGATGTCCCAATCACGGACATTCATTATGCAATCTAGTTTGAGATCTAGCAAGACTCAGATGAATCCAGCATTAAATAATGCCATATGACTATTGAATTGTCTTAAGAGAATCAAACCTAGTTTCAAAATGAGTCAGAAAGATTAACATTTGCAACAGTaagaagaaacaaatataattaCCATTTCATTGACAAATGATCTCATACTTGGAAAATTTTACACTTCATAGTTCTCTAGGAACTCTGAATTGACAAAATAACACTACAGGACATAGATAGGACGTTTAAAGCCGTATCTTagtataattaaacaaaagggAAAATAAGACCTGGCCTgatatgaaaaatagaaaaggggAAGCAACACAAAAATGGAACAAAAACATAGAAGTCATTTATTCTTCAGGTTTACATAAATCGCTAACttctgtttttcttcttgttaaATGGGTTCATTACAACTACATATTTAcagaaagaaaacaattaaaaattagaggAATATAATCCATGCTCTTACGGCGAAGTATTCTCAAGTAACTCTTTGTGGATCCCATTCAACTTCTCAGTACGACATGCAAGATGACTGTTCCTTCTAACATACTCAATCTCTAATAAAGATTTAAAGCTCTCGTCAAACAAACTGATTAAGAATCACTAGCTTCTGAAGAGTCATCAACTTTTCCTATCCCCTCAATCAATGAGAAGTAGGTACTGTCATCAGGAGTAATGCCTTTGCTAACCATCTCTTTGAGGAGCTCTTCAGCAAGATCTCCTTGCTGATTTTTGCATAAACCTTGTATTAGGGCATTATAAGTGAGAAGTGTAGGATTGAATCCTATACTCAACATCTCGTCTCTAACTGTGAAGGCATCGTTTATATCTCCTCTCTTACTATACCCACTAATCAGAGTATTGTAACTAATGTGATCAGGTCTGATTCCTCTTCTCTTCATCTCTTTGAGAAGCTCACGAGCTTCTTCGACTTTTCCCTCTCTACAACGGCCTTGCATTAGGGTATTGTACGTCACTTCATCAGGAACAATATTCCTTTTGTCCATCTCCTTCAACAATGCAAATGCACGATCCAGATTCCCATTAGCACAATGACCATCAATCAAGGCATTGAACATTATAAGATCTGGTGACGCTCCTTCACGAATAATCTTTTCAAACAGGTCATCGGCTGCTTTCATTCTGTTCCGTTTACTCAGAACATAAATCAGTGATGTGTATGTAACCAGTGTAGGCTGAATACCCTTACTTATCATTTCATCATGGAGGTTAAATGCTTTCTTTGCGTTCCCACATCTGCAATATCCATTAATCAAGATGTTATAGGTTATCGAATCAGGAACTATCCCACTGTCTCCCATGTCTTTTATCATACCATCAGCTTCATCCATCTTACCTTCCAAAAATAAAGCATGAATCAACAAATTATAAGTAGAAACCGTAGGCAATATGGCTCTCCTGACCATCTCATCCCTGTAGCCAAAAGCCTTCACCAAATCCCCTTTATTGCAGTACCCATCAATCAGTGTGTTATAAGTCACAGCAGTTGGTAGCAAcccaatttctttcattttctcaaGTATCCCAGATGCCTCCTCAAGTTTTCCTCCCTTGCACATTCCACTAATAAGTGAACCATAAGTGTATGAATCAGGTTCAACCCCTCTATTTTTCATTATGTCAAGAACCATTCTAGCACCTTCAACTCTTCCTCTCGAACAATATCCATGAATTACCGTGTTATATGTAACAACATTAGGCTTCACCCCCAAATTCTCCATAGACCCAATAAAATCCTTTGCCTTTTTCAACTTCCCTTCCTTACACAAAACATTAATCATTATATTAAATGTATACACAGTTGACTTGATTTTCAACCTAAACATCTCTGCATACAGAACCCACACAGTCTCCGTCTGATTCAACTTCAAAAACAAACTCAGCATAGCATTAAATGTTTCAATCTTTGGAACTACACCCTTCTCCTTCATCATATCAAAACACTCAAATGCATCATCACCTCTCTTCAATTCACAGCAAGCCCTTATCAACATATCAAAGACTATACTACTTTTAGTACCTAAGCGATCCCGAGTAATCGCTAACTCATGAAAAACATCCTTAACCCCAGCAACGCGACTTTCAATAGTCTGTTTTAAAAGGTGCAAAGTAGATTTCGGAGAGGGGGAGCGCGAAACTACTGCAACAGCAAGGCATTTAGTTTTGATATCCAGACCCTTAAATCCAATGTGGGTTACGAATTGAAGAGCTAAATCAGATTTTTTGTGGAGACTCAGTAGAGTGGCTGAAATAAGTGAAGGACTCAGGTTGGGTGCAAGGTGTTTGATAAGATGCCACTGAGAAGATTGGATGGAGTCCAGCAAAGATTGATGAGTTATTACAAGTGGTGAGTCTGTGGAGGCGTTTGGATGTAGAGTTTCAGCATGTAAGTGGTCGATAATTGGGATTGGAGTTGAAGAAAAATGTGCATAGGAAATGAGAATTGAGGGTTTAAGCTTATTGTAAGTAAGTAATTGAGAGTTTAGAAGTATGTGAGGTTTCATATTAAGTAGTAAGGAACTGGGTAATTTTGATCTTGTTGCAGAAGAGGGGATGTGGAAGCAGCAGAGACCAGAAAGGGGTTTTGCTTTGGAAAGCGATTTACATTAGCAGAGAATGGCTTTGCAATTTACCGGTCAATTTTGACTTTCTGGACTAatgttcatatttttaaattaatttatcccAATTTTGGTAAAATAAATGAACTCTATTTTGACTAAAATTACAAATCCACCAAAATTGAACGTTTctgaaaagtttaaaaataattttgatcaTTAAAATGCTtgacaataaataataaaatattatttattcttgataaaaaaaagtaattttttgtgatataataatttattaattatttttaattgtatataaattataataaaattttataagtttataattaattataataaaattaaggatGTATTGGATTATATCAAATATACTATGAAATTTAATggaatttaatttgaaaataagttaaaattattaattattttaaaaatattttaatcactttaattatttttacttatatatatatatatattatataattatttgttaaagCTTATATATTGTAGATATTTGATTCAATATAactatagttttattttttaagaataaaaatacttattacattaataataacataCTTCTACATGACACATGCATATAACTTACTAATGTTATTTAATGTAcaacaaatttaaaacttGTACATTTTTTGCcacattattatttagtttgcaatgatatatctttttttaaatattggttttctaaatttgatacaattaatcattttatttccttatttatcATAAgaactatttaaatatttcaatttatattaattatagcttacaaatatatttttactttgttGAACATGTGAtccatttgtttattttttttctcctttttcaaaatttttcttttatttatatctttttatttaaagaaagtaataaaataaaattgaaggtcttaaatttaatatatttaaattatatttaaatcttatttaaactaattaaataaatcaaagtttaaaaatatctttttcaatAGTGAAGAAATTTTAGTTTCAATTTTGAGCTAATTTCGtttaatctaaattaaaaatataataaaaatgaaatttaataattaaaaaattaattttttaattctgccaacaaagtaaaaatgtatttctataaattataatttaatggctaaatattttttattgaatacatatttaaataataaaatattgaataaagttataaaaatattaaaaattaatatgtttggAATTTCGCatgattgattattttattttatttataaagtaaagGGCAGCACCGCCCTCTGAAACCCTTATTAGGAAATTGCTATCTAAATTGATTCCTATTCCAACTGACCTAGCCGACTAACTTCCCCTCCTCCTTCTCCAATCGAGTAGAAAGTCCAGATTCTGTTTCTTCAAACAATGTCGTACGACGACGTAGAGATAGAAGACATGGAGTGGAACGAAGAGCTTCAAGCGTACACATATCCATGCCCGTGCGGCGATCTATTCCAAATCACCAAGGAGGATCTCCGACTCGGCGAGGAAATCGCTAGATGCCCTAGCTGCTCTCTCTACATCACTGTTATTTACAACATGGAAGATTTCCTCGACgataaatccaaaaataagaaaaatattgagCCTCCCAAGCAGCAACCTGTCGCCGTCGCTTAAACCTCAAATTTTAGGTTTATGTTTCTTGATTCTCGGTTgcttaatatatttatgtgtttatGCGTGATGGTTTTCCCCAATTTCATTCTGTTGATTCTATATTAGGCGACGAGACATTACTATTGGTTTATTGAGGTTGTGCAATACATGTATTCAGCCTATTTCCAGGTTGTTGAGTATGTCTGGTGTAACATAGGAGTTGTATCGGGCCGAAAAAAAGCTTTACGTGAAGCTGGATATAAGAAATCGTGAGAgtgatcaaattaaaattttgagcAAACAGTTGGTCTCTTGTCTTATTGATGATGATTGACAGAATTAGAAAAGAGTGAGGaaagtaattttattcttatgaGATTGATAACAAGGTTGCTAATTTAGTGATTCTGTAAATCTTTTGCTCCAAGCTTCGTCTTTTGAAGTATTGAGTTGTGCAAATTATTTGCCCCATTCTCTTGTTTGCTTTTGTTTGACAAAAACAGTTCTGGAAGCCATCTGCtgataaaaaattcattatttactGCTTTTGTGATTTGTTCCTCTTAATTCTTAAGCTTGCGAAGGAtgctattttaaatattataatcatgATTGTCCTCagaaagaattatatttttatcaaacattAATTGGGGGATCATATTGAAAATGGGATCTCAGACCAACctacaaaaattaaatggcCCCTCTGTGCGCTAACAATCcagtttatctttttaaattaaagattataaCGGCCCTATTGTTCCAAAGGGGAGAACATATGATTAACTTTTACACATTGTCGCCTGTTGCTTGTTGCCTCCTGTTGGCATCTGTTGCATGTTGGCTTTTGTTGCCTGTTGCTTGTTGCTTGTTGTCTGTTGCCTATTGATTGTTGGCATCTGTTGACTGTTGCCTGATGTTGGCTTATGTTGCCTGTTGCTTGTTGTCTGTTGCCTGTTGATTGTTGGCATCTATTGACTGTTGCCTGCTGCTTGTTGTCTGTTGCCTGTTGATTGTTGGCATCTGTTGACTGTTCCCTGTTGCTTGTTGGCTGTTGCCTGTTGATTGTTGGCATCTGTTGACTGTTGTCGTCTGTCGCCTGTTGACTGTTGTCGTCTGTCGCCTGTTGACTGTTGTTGTCTGTGGCCCGTTGCCCGTTGCCCGTTCCCCATTGGCATCTGTTGCCGGTTGCCTGTTGGCTTATGTTGCCCGTTGCCTGTTTCCCGTTGGTTTATGTTGCTTGCTGCCCGTTGCCTGTTGGCTTATGTTGCCCATTACCCGTTGGCATCTGTTGCCTGTTGCTCCTGTTGCTCTTTTGTACTGTGAAGCGGTTTACATGCCTATATCATCTGTATCTTGTTCCAACATGGAGAAGAACATAAAATTAGCTTTTACACATTGTATGCTAATTAATACACCTATTGGCATATGCTCCTCTTGCTCTTTTTTTCTGTAAAGTGGTTTACAAGTGTGCATATCATTTATATCTTGTGCCACAGGGGAGAAGAACATATGATTAGCTTTTACACATTGTATGCTAATTAATACCTGATGGCATCGGTTCCTCTTGCTCTTTCCTAtcgttttatttttatcttgttcCAACAGGAGAAGAATTATTCTATGTATCAGTACCTTGTTCAAAATGAATTATCCTTTGCTGATGTGAATTGCATCAACCCCCACCTGTGAACTTGAATATTTGGACTTGAAACTGCTATATTTCATGTGGTCTGCATCTTTTTGAGGGAGAATCTGTGTTTTTCAGGTTGTTTTTAGGAATAGAGAAGGGCGTTTATGCTTTGGTGGCTGAGTAGGGGCAAAAGCTGTCATGCTTGTAACCGTGCTGCTGTGTTGTAAAAAGAACTCTCCTAAAGTCGTATGCTATGACTTGtcaataaattgataataaattgTAGATTTTGAGTTCAGTGGTTTGATTCATTGGAAGAATAGGTATGCAGAGAATTTGATGCTCATCTTTATCCCTGTTGATATCATTAAGTGTTGTATATGTACTTGAATGAGCTTATGCATGTGCACAAACAGTAGACATTTGAATCATTGGGCGCTGATGTATGTATATCACTCATGGGATGGGAAGTGAAATGAGATTACTTAGAaatctcttccttttcttggTGGATAAATCTGCGGGACTACAGCTAAAAGACCGCCATACTTGTGGAATCAGCAATGAGAAGCACAAAAGGACCAGGTGGAGAAATCTGAAAGTAGTAGCTGGTTACTCTGTCAATTGTTGGGGGTAATGCTTGGAGATCAATTGATTAAAAGTTGATTATGCAATATAGTTTGATTGAACATACCCTATAGCAACAACAATGCCTGTCACCCACCAACCCCTCATCTTATTAGGTTGTCTCAACTTTGCTCTTGTGATTTGACTTAAATCCTATTTGCATCTATAAATGTAAATGATATGAGATAACTGACTATTCTCAGATGATCTAATTCTCAGATGATCTCCCTCTCATCCATATTATATTGACCGACTGCTCTGCTCGGAATTGGTCCTTATAATTTTCTGGAAAATGATTTGTGTTGTGATTTCTATTCTGTAGTGCAGGTAAAGCAAATAAGAGAACTAGAGAGTTACTTAATCTTTCAagtttaattagaattttggtgaatttttttatgaggTTTTGATCGAAGAAAGAATGAGAAAAGCAAATTGAATCGTTTGAGAAATGTCAATTGTCTTTCAAGGGAATTGAGGGAGAGAAGCCTGCAGGGCGATTTGACAATCATGGACACAGATTTTATTGTAAAACGAACAAAAATGAAGAGACAATAAACACATACAACAAAAGATACCTAAATTTGTTGAATGTCGAGCAGAATTCAGGGCATTTGTTCATGGCGTTCAACAATGACATTCGACAAACTCTTGATTTCTTTTGATTGGAACGTCCCTGCCAAACAATAGAAGGCTACAGGCTGACTCTTGATTTCTTTGATGGAAGGAAAATAGTTATTTTCCGTCACCTTCACTTGGATCCGATAAGCTATACGAATAGGTGATTAGTCTTCATCCAAgcttttcaataaattatcATCTCATTTACATTTGATTtaagtattttcttttccttattcttcttttaaatttttttttaaacctatagcaaaaaatttaaaatgtgtTAATTTAAGATATAATTATGTGCActtttatatgcatttcacCGATCAGGGGAGTTCATATTCaatttcaatcaataaaaaataaaatttaaatttctgttttatttCCATCATTGCAACTACAACTTaccaaataattttaattacttttaatcTTTCAAAATATGCCGCACGCAGCAGCTTGTTTTAAGAAACAGAAATTAGAAACATATGTATGAAGGAGTACCTGTACCTCCTCCAAAAACAGCAAAGACCAAACAACTTGAAGCAACAAAACACAAAAAGCAAAAAGCTCTAATGCAATATACAGATTTTCAACAGATAggtaaaagaagaagaggagatGCAAATCCAAAGTCACAGCAATGATGCAAGGACTTCACcatcagcagcagcagcaacagcagcagcagcagcagcagctcGTAGCTCTTCTCTCTGCTGCTCTTCCCAAAGACGATTCCACCGCCGCCACTTCCGCCGCAGCAAACACAAAGACAACCCACTCCGACAATGATGACGAATCGTCTCGAGTCGCCGCACTTAACTCGCTCCACCGCGCGATTCTTTTCCCCCATAACTCACTCCTCGTCGCTCACTCTGCTTCTTTCCTCTCTCAGGGTTTTTCTCAACTTCTCTGTGACAGGTATGAccttacttctttttttttttactttacaattattcttcttttcttttcttttcttttgatatgATTATAAATTCAGTTGCTGCcataaaaaaaagaaccaaTTTTATTTCATGATTGTTactataatttattgttaatgTGCTGTACTCTCGTGAAATTCAGGAGTGAGGTTTTGTCAAGTAATTATTTATGCTTTATGTAAAATGGAGGGATTATTAAACTCAAATTGagctttaattaattatagtgTTTGGAGAGATGAAAATGCAATAATTCTATTCAATTGAGTCAATCCTAAAAGGATTGAGTATAAATGCTAGATTCTTTCAACTTTTACTTCATTATAGTGTTTGGagagtataaaaaaaatgaataattcgattcaattaaatttttatttagaaaagactgactatatatatatgtgtgtgtgtgtgtgtgtgctTGCGCGTGCATGTAGTTAAATGTAAGCTTCCTTGAAACTCTTGATTCAGGTTATATTCAGTGAGGCAGGCTGCAGCCACAGCATATGGCGCTCTATGTGCTGTGTTGTGTTCGATCCTTATTGGTTCAAATGGAAGGCAAAACCATGTTTTGCTTGGTACTCTGGTTGATCGGTTTGTTGGCTGGGCTTTGCCATTGCTTAGTAATGTTAGTGCTGGTGATGGGACAACAGAACTGGCAGTGGAAAGTCTACGTGAGTTTCTTAGTGTTGGAGATGTTCTGGGGATTGAGAGATATGCTTTACCCATTCTCAAAGCATGCCAAGAACTTATGGAGGATGACAGGATTTCCTTGAGTTTATTACACAGGCTTCTTGGGGTTCTATCTTTGATTTCTATCAAGTTCTCTAGAAGTTTCCAACCTCATTTTCTTGACATTGTTGATGTCCTTCTTGGCTGGGTGTTGATACCAGATCTTGCTGAATCTGATAGACGAGTTATTTTGGATACTTTCCTGCAATTTCAGAAACATTGGGTGGGAAATTTGCAATTTTCTCTGGGACTGCTGTCCAAGTTTCTAGGCGACATGGATTTATTGCTGCAGGATGGCAATCCAGGAACTCTGGCCCAATTCCGAAGGCTGCTTGCATTGCTTTCTTGTTTTTCAACTGTGTTACAATCCACTGCATCTGGATTG comes from Ricinus communis isolate WT05 ecotype wild-type chromosome 5, ASM1957865v1, whole genome shotgun sequence and encodes:
- the LOC8275539 gene encoding pentatricopeptide repeat-containing protein At2g15630, mitochondrial, which gives rise to MKPHILLNSQLLTYNKLKPSILISYAHFSSTPIPIIDHLHAETLHPNASTDSPLVITHQSLLDSIQSSQWHLIKHLAPNLSPSLISATLLSLHKKSDLALQFVTHIGFKGLDIKTKCLAVAVVSRSPSPKSTLHLLKQTIESRVAGVKDVFHELAITRDRLGTKSSIVFDMLIRACCELKRGDDAFECFDMMKEKGVVPKIETFNAMLSLFLKLNQTETVWVLYAEMFRLKIKSTVYTFNIMINVLCKEGKLKKAKDFIGSMENLGVKPNVVTYNTVIHGYCSRGRVEGARMVLDIMKNRGVEPDSYTYGSLISGMCKGGKLEEASGILEKMKEIGLLPTAVTYNTLIDGYCNKGDLVKAFGYRDEMVRRAILPTVSTYNLLIHALFLEGKMDEADGMIKDMGDSGIVPDSITYNILINGYCRCGNAKKAFNLHDEMISKGIQPTLVTYTSLIYVLSKRNRMKAADDLFEKIIREGASPDLIMFNALIDGHCANGNLDRAFALLKEMDKRNIVPDEVTYNTLMQGRCREGKVEEARELLKEMKRRGIRPDHISYNTLISGYSKRGDINDAFTVRDEMLSIGFNPTLLTYNALIQGLCKNQQGDLAEELLKEMVSKGITPDDSTYFSLIEGIGKVDDSSEASDS
- the LOC8275540 gene encoding uncharacterized protein LOC8275540 isoform X2, with product METDKRGFMGTFVGHFVPALALILLGLWHTINTVRAYCLKGSTSFNAKFWYPFYGFTLFTEITHSSEILSGVSGILASSVFGQELFLLHFHSTDHVGLEGHYHWLLQLIVFVSLVSALAATNFPSSFPAALVLSISVVFQGCWFMNMGFMLWVPNLIPEGCVMQLSEANTYGMHGAVTCGSIDADLRARALANLQFSWILAAILLFTGGACLKSAGRCTSRVQSIEYEQLHNKGANCNLTCIVKRISPAK
- the LOC8275538 gene encoding diphthamide biosynthesis protein 3; amino-acid sequence: MSYDDVEIEDMEWNEELQAYTYPCPCGDLFQITKEDLRLGEEIARCPSCSLYITVIYNMEDFLDDKSKNKKNIEPPKQQPVAVA
- the LOC8275540 gene encoding uncharacterized protein LOC8275540 isoform X1 translates to METDKRGFMGTFVGHFVPALALILLGLWHTINTVRAYCLKGSTSFNAKFWYPFYGTLSRLKHFELIFVLSFSAFAIIVQILDFPLLRYAFKLDNFEHATMFLHLAIFSGFTLFTEITHSSEILSGVSGILASSVFGQELFLLHFHSTDHVGLEGHYHWLLQLIVFVSLVSALAATNFPSSFPAALVLSISVVFQGCWFMNMGFMLWVPNLIPEGCVMQLSEANTYGMHGAVTCGSIDADLRARALANLQFSWILAAILLFTGGACLKSAGRCTSRVQSIEYEQLHNKGANCNLTCIVKRISPAK
- the LOC8275541 gene encoding xanthotoxin 5-hydroxylase CYP82C4; this translates as MTNLTYLQAIVKETLRLYPAAPLSVPREAMVDCTIAGYHIPAGTRLFVNLWKMHRDPNIWINPLEFQPERFLNEHTHQDIRGQDFECIPFGSGRRMCPGVSFALQILHLTLARLLQGFELKRVSDNPIDMSESPGLTSPKATPLEVVLSPRLPSMHYEC